A genome region from Micromonospora inyonensis includes the following:
- a CDS encoding IS630 family transposase — MPRTGRPIPPLVLSDEERATLVRWSRRAKSAQVLAMRAKIILGCAEGASNTDVATALGVHLSTVGKWRRRFLRERLDGLIDEQRPGRPPSISLDQVEQVVVATLERTPRNATHWSRKSMAERSGLSKSTIGRIWRDFGLKPHRADTFKLSTDPQFIEKVVDVVGLYHNPPERAVVLYVDEKSQIQALDRSQRVLPMMPGMPERRTHDYARNGITSLFAAFNIADGTVISQLHRQHRATEFKKFLATIDKTVPAELDVHLICDNYGTHKTPAIRAWLARHPRFHMHFTPTGPSWINQVERWFGYLTEQKIRRGAHKSVQSLEADIRAWIADWNSNPRPFVWTKTAEEILDSLARFCRRISGAEH; from the coding sequence ATGCCGAGGACCGGGCGTCCCATCCCGCCGCTGGTGTTGTCCGACGAGGAACGCGCGACGTTGGTGCGCTGGTCACGGCGGGCGAAGTCCGCGCAGGTCCTGGCGATGCGCGCGAAGATCATTTTGGGGTGCGCGGAAGGCGCGTCGAACACGGATGTGGCAACCGCTCTGGGTGTGCATCTGTCCACCGTGGGCAAATGGCGGCGGCGGTTTCTGCGCGAACGCCTTGATGGGCTGATCGACGAGCAGCGGCCGGGCAGGCCCCCGTCGATCAGCCTGGACCAGGTCGAACAAGTGGTGGTCGCCACCCTGGAGCGGACACCGCGCAACGCCACCCACTGGTCCCGCAAGTCGATGGCCGAGCGGTCGGGGCTGTCGAAGTCAACGATCGGCCGGATCTGGCGGGACTTCGGGCTCAAACCGCACCGGGCGGACACGTTCAAGCTGTCCACCGACCCGCAGTTCATCGAGAAGGTCGTCGACGTCGTCGGCCTCTACCACAACCCGCCCGAACGGGCCGTCGTGCTGTACGTGGACGAGAAATCTCAGATCCAGGCCCTGGACCGCTCACAGCGCGTGCTGCCGATGATGCCCGGCATGCCCGAGCGCCGCACCCACGACTACGCCCGCAACGGCATCACCAGCCTGTTCGCCGCGTTCAACATCGCCGACGGCACCGTGATCAGCCAACTGCACCGCCAGCACCGCGCCACCGAGTTCAAGAAGTTCCTGGCCACCATCGACAAGACCGTGCCAGCCGAGCTCGACGTGCACCTGATCTGCGACAACTACGGAACTCACAAGACCCCGGCCATCCGCGCCTGGCTCGCCCGCCACCCCCGCTTCCACATGCACTTCACGCCGACCGGACCCTCGTGGATCAACCAGGTCGAACGCTGGTTCGGCTACCTCACCGAACAAAAGATCCGCCGAGGCGCACACAAGAGCGTCCAGAGTCTCGAGGCCGACATCCGGGCGTGGATCGCGGACTGGAACAGCAATCCACGCCCGTTCGTCTGGACCAAGACCGCCGAAGAGATCCTCGACTCACTCGCCCGATTTTGTAGGCGAATTTCCGGCGCAGAACACTAG
- a CDS encoding dienelactone hydrolase family protein, with product MDVRTTETAIPVANAPSGAALTADLFVPAEPVGVVLFAHGSGSSRRSPRNMAVAHTLNDRALATVLVDLLTPGEERVDERTAELRFDIGLLAGRLVGIVDWLAAEPALGRLPIGLFGASTGAAGALVAAADRPDLVRAVVSRGGRPDLAGAALSRVRAPSLLLVGGRDEQVLALNESALSRLDGVGELRVVPGATHLFEEPGTLEQVADEAGGWFTTHLR from the coding sequence ATGGACGTACGCACCACCGAGACGGCGATACCCGTCGCGAACGCACCCTCGGGGGCTGCGCTCACCGCGGACCTGTTCGTGCCCGCCGAACCGGTCGGGGTGGTGCTGTTCGCGCACGGCAGCGGTTCCTCCCGGCGCAGTCCGCGCAACATGGCCGTGGCGCACACGCTCAACGACCGGGCGCTCGCCACCGTCCTGGTGGACCTGCTGACCCCGGGGGAGGAGCGGGTGGACGAGCGGACCGCCGAACTCCGCTTCGACATCGGCCTGCTCGCCGGACGGCTGGTGGGCATCGTCGACTGGCTGGCCGCCGAGCCCGCGCTGGGGCGGCTGCCGATCGGCCTTTTCGGGGCGAGCACCGGGGCGGCCGGGGCGCTGGTCGCGGCGGCGGACCGGCCGGACCTGGTCCGGGCGGTGGTCTCCCGGGGCGGTCGCCCCGACCTGGCCGGTGCCGCCCTGTCCCGGGTACGTGCACCGAGCCTGCTCCTGGTCGGCGGCCGGGACGAGCAGGTGCTGGCGTTGAACGAGTCCGCCCTGTCCCGGCTCGACGGGGTGGGCGAGCTTCGGGTGGTGCCCGGCGCGACGCACCTCTTCGAGGAGCCGGGCACCCTGGAACAGGTCGCCGACGAGGCCGGTGGCTGGTTCACCACCCACCTGCGCTGA
- a CDS encoding AI-2E family transporter, with translation MNGDEGRTADRPVAGGLRGTWDRLPWLVRSMVMWSACLVLVVAALYLLGRIAVLLAPLAIALAVTLFLTALLDPVTRLLRRLRLPASLAALLTVLLLLGVLFGTAALVWSLTAGQFRDLAGELDQGVQRTRDFVTTTLPVSEAQLDRLTEQARAGMDRSSPDPVSGARTAAEVAGSVLLSLVLLFFLLKDGRAMWHWVLRRISERNRAMAAAAGRAGWRTLGAYSRGTMMIALIDAAGIGLALVLLGVPLAFPLALITFIGAFVPIIGATVAGTVAVLVALAANGPGTALLVLAAVIAVQQTEGNLLEPLIMKRQVRLHPAVILVAVTAGTLVAGIAGAFVSVPIAAVAYRVVDTIQRYRQQAARQQALGLPDVAGPGPEAGPA, from the coding sequence ATGAATGGCGACGAGGGACGTACGGCGGACCGGCCCGTGGCGGGCGGACTGCGGGGAACGTGGGACCGGTTGCCCTGGCTGGTGCGCTCGATGGTCATGTGGAGCGCCTGCCTGGTGCTGGTGGTCGCCGCCCTCTACCTGCTCGGCAGGATCGCGGTGCTGCTCGCCCCACTGGCCATCGCGCTGGCCGTGACGCTCTTCCTCACCGCGCTGCTCGACCCGGTGACCCGGCTGCTGCGCCGGCTCCGGTTGCCCGCCTCGCTCGCCGCGCTGCTCACCGTGCTGCTGCTGCTCGGCGTGCTGTTCGGCACGGCCGCGCTGGTCTGGAGCCTGACCGCCGGCCAGTTCCGCGACCTGGCCGGCGAACTCGACCAGGGTGTGCAGCGGACCCGGGACTTCGTCACCACTACGCTGCCGGTCAGCGAGGCACAGCTCGACCGGCTGACCGAGCAGGCGCGCGCCGGCATGGACCGCAGTTCGCCGGATCCGGTGTCCGGCGCCCGGACCGCCGCCGAGGTGGCCGGGTCGGTGCTGCTCTCCCTCGTCCTGCTCTTCTTCCTGCTCAAGGACGGCCGGGCGATGTGGCACTGGGTGCTGCGGCGGATCTCCGAGCGGAACCGGGCGATGGCCGCCGCCGCCGGGCGGGCGGGCTGGCGCACGCTCGGCGCGTACAGCCGGGGGACGATGATGATCGCCCTGATCGACGCGGCCGGCATCGGGCTGGCCCTGGTGCTGCTCGGTGTGCCGTTGGCCTTCCCGCTGGCGCTGATCACCTTCATCGGCGCGTTCGTGCCGATCATCGGGGCCACCGTGGCCGGCACGGTCGCCGTCCTGGTGGCACTCGCCGCCAACGGTCCCGGCACGGCGCTGCTGGTGCTCGCGGCGGTGATCGCCGTTCAGCAGACCGAGGGAAACCTGCTGGAGCCCTTGATCATGAAGCGCCAGGTACGGCTGCACCCGGCGGTGATCCTGGTGGCGGTGACCGCCGGCACGCTGGTCGCCGGTATCGCCGGCGCCTTCGTGTCGGTGCCGATCGCCGCCGTCGCCTACCGCGTGGTGGACACCATCCAGCGGTACCGCCAGCAGGCCGCCCGTCAGCAGGCCCTCGGCCTGCCGGATGTCGCCGGGCCCGGCCCGGAGGCCGGCCCCGCCTGA
- a CDS encoding antitoxin — protein sequence MSDFMDKAKDLADKHDKQVDQGLEKGGDMIDQRTGGTYDEQIDKGVDQAQTRTGEGDQVR from the coding sequence GTGAGTGACTTCATGGACAAGGCGAAGGACCTGGCCGACAAGCACGACAAGCAGGTCGACCAGGGGCTGGAGAAGGGCGGCGACATGATCGACCAGCGCACCGGCGGCACGTACGACGAGCAGATCGACAAGGGGGTGGACCAGGCCCAGACGCGTACCGGCGAGGGCGACCAGGTGCGCTGA
- a CDS encoding cytochrome P450, translating into MTETIAHPYPFSPPDRLNLDPRYAELRRDEPLVRVQLPYGEPAWLATRHADVRMILGDPRFSRAASVGRDEPRNVPEQRESGILGMDPPEHTRLRRVVAKAFTARRVEQLRPGTRRVAGDLVDGMIAAGAPADLVVHLATPLPIRVICDLLGVPVSDQDRFHTWSEAIVSTTALSPERAREYVDNLLGYMAGLVEQRRTTPTDDLIGAMVRMRDSDGDRLSEDELVRLAAGLLAAGHETTVNQIPNLVYVLLTNPEQWARLCAEPGLVPSAVEELMRFVPLGATAAFPRYAIEDVEVGGVLVRAGEPVVVSIHSANRDERVFAEPDRIDLARPVNPHIAFGHGVHHCVGAQLARMELQVVLETLIERTPGLRLAVPEPELTWKTGLLVRGLTSLPVSW; encoded by the coding sequence GTGACCGAGACGATCGCGCACCCGTATCCCTTCAGCCCGCCCGACCGGCTCAACCTCGATCCCCGGTACGCCGAACTCCGCCGAGACGAGCCACTCGTCCGCGTCCAGCTGCCCTACGGCGAGCCGGCCTGGCTGGCCACCCGGCACGCCGACGTCCGCATGATCCTCGGTGACCCCCGGTTCAGCCGGGCCGCCTCGGTCGGGCGGGACGAGCCGCGTAACGTGCCGGAGCAGCGGGAGTCCGGCATCCTCGGGATGGATCCGCCGGAGCACACGCGACTGCGGCGGGTGGTGGCGAAGGCGTTCACCGCCCGCCGCGTCGAGCAGCTCCGGCCGGGCACCCGCCGGGTCGCCGGGGACCTGGTCGACGGGATGATCGCCGCCGGCGCCCCCGCCGATCTGGTCGTCCACCTGGCGACACCGCTGCCGATCCGGGTCATCTGCGACCTGCTCGGTGTGCCGGTCAGCGACCAGGACCGGTTCCACACCTGGTCCGAGGCGATCGTCTCGACCACCGCGCTCAGCCCGGAACGGGCCCGGGAGTACGTCGACAACCTGCTCGGGTACATGGCGGGGCTGGTCGAGCAACGCCGGACGACCCCCACCGACGACCTCATCGGCGCGATGGTGCGTATGCGCGACTCCGACGGCGACCGGCTCAGCGAGGACGAGTTGGTCAGGCTCGCCGCCGGCCTGCTCGCCGCCGGGCACGAGACCACGGTGAACCAGATTCCCAACCTGGTCTACGTGCTGCTGACCAACCCCGAGCAGTGGGCGCGACTGTGCGCCGAGCCCGGTCTGGTGCCGAGCGCCGTCGAGGAGCTGATGCGGTTCGTCCCGCTGGGCGCGACCGCCGCCTTCCCCCGTTACGCCATCGAGGACGTCGAGGTGGGTGGCGTGCTGGTCCGGGCCGGTGAACCGGTGGTCGTCTCGATCCACTCCGCCAACCGGGACGAGCGGGTCTTCGCCGAGCCGGACCGGATCGACCTGGCCCGCCCGGTCAACCCCCACATCGCCTTCGGGCACGGCGTGCACCACTGCGTCGGCGCGCAGCTGGCCCGGATGGAACTCCAGGTCGTCCTGGAGACCCTGATCGAACGGACGCCCGGCCTGCGGCTCGCCGTACCCGAACCGG